One stretch of Burkholderia sp. DNA includes these proteins:
- the secB gene encoding protein-export chaperone SecB: MADVENQPSFNIQRIYVKDLSLEQPNSPAIFLEQGIPSVEVEVDVKAECLTESVYEVVVSGTVTAKVKDKVAFLIEAKQAGIFDIRNIPEEQLDPLVGIACPTILFPYLRSNIADAITRAGFPPIHLAEINFQGLYEQRLAQIQQQAGTANGTPNGATLN, encoded by the coding sequence ATGGCCGACGTCGAAAACCAGCCGTCCTTCAATATCCAGCGCATCTACGTGAAGGATCTGTCGCTCGAGCAGCCGAATTCTCCGGCAATCTTCCTCGAACAGGGCATACCTTCGGTGGAAGTGGAAGTCGATGTGAAGGCTGAATGCCTGACTGAAAGTGTCTATGAAGTGGTTGTCTCGGGTACCGTCACCGCCAAGGTAAAAGACAAGGTCGCGTTCCTGATCGAAGCTAAGCAAGCCGGCATCTTCGACATTCGCAATATCCCGGAAGAGCAGCTTGACCCGCTGGTCGGCATCGCCTGCCCGACCATCCTGTTCCCGTACCTGCGCTCGAACATCGCCGATGCGATCACGCGCGCCGGCTTTCCACCGATCCATCTTGCAGAAATCAACTTTCAGGGGCTCTACGAGCAACGCCTCGCACAGATCCAGCAGCAGGCCGGTACTGCCAACGGAACACCGAACGGCGCCACACTGAACTGA
- a CDS encoding Tex family protein yields MQPRLVQRISTELAVHPRQVAAAVQLLGEGSTVPFIARYRKEVTGNLDDTQLRQLEERLLYLRELEERRAAILSSVAEQGKLTDELRGTIEAADSKQVLEDCYLPYRPKRRTRAQIAREAGLEPLAQALLANPLLDPQAAVAYVNADKGVAAVKAALDGARDILSEQFGETAALLGKLRDYLHRQGVISSTVVEGKENEEGEKFRDYYAYSETLKTVPSHRALALFRGRNAGVLTVQLGLGKELDAQVPHPGAAMIARHFGIANQSRPADKWLSEVCRWCWRVKVQPHLETELLTKLREDAESEAIRVFARNLKDLLLASPAGPKVVIGLDPGLRAGVKVAVVDRTGKLLTTDTIYPHEPRRDWDGSLAKLARLATQTQAGLISIGNGTASRETDKLASELISRHPELKLQKIIVSEAGASVYSASETAAKEFPELDVTLRGAVSIARRLQDPLAELVKIEPKAIGVGQYQHDVNQRELARSLDAVVEDCVNAVGVDANTASVALLARVSGLNATLARNIVAFRDANGPFLSREHLRRVPRLGDKTFEQAAGFLRINGGENPLDRSSVHPEAYPVVERILAKVSKRIDGVLGNRDALAGLAPTEFVDDRFGLPTIRDILSELEKPGRDPRPEFKTAIFRAGVEQIYDLMPGMVLEGIVTNVAAFGAFVDIGIHQDGLVHVSAMSTKFIKDPHDVVKAGLLIKVKVLDVDVKRQRIALTMRIDDELGVATNGRIRRSSDVGNDRSPARGSMGDRSQCAREPQQVGAMAAAFAKLKR; encoded by the coding sequence AGCTCGAGGAGCGCCTGTTGTACCTGCGCGAACTCGAGGAACGGCGTGCTGCCATCCTCTCCAGCGTCGCGGAACAGGGCAAGCTGACCGATGAGCTGCGTGGCACCATCGAGGCCGCCGACAGTAAGCAAGTGCTCGAAGATTGCTACTTGCCCTATAGGCCGAAGCGCCGCACGCGCGCGCAGATCGCCCGGGAGGCTGGGCTCGAGCCGCTTGCCCAGGCGCTGCTCGCTAATCCGCTGCTCGATCCGCAGGCCGCGGTCGCCTATGTGAACGCCGACAAGGGCGTGGCCGCCGTGAAGGCTGCGCTCGACGGAGCGCGCGACATCCTGTCCGAACAGTTCGGCGAAACGGCCGCGCTGCTCGGTAAGCTGCGCGACTACCTGCACCGCCAGGGTGTGATCTCCTCGACCGTGGTGGAAGGCAAGGAGAACGAGGAAGGCGAGAAATTCCGCGATTACTACGCGTATTCGGAAACACTCAAGACGGTGCCCTCGCACCGCGCGCTGGCCTTGTTCCGCGGTCGCAACGCCGGCGTGCTGACGGTCCAGCTAGGCCTAGGCAAGGAACTCGACGCGCAGGTGCCGCATCCGGGCGCGGCGATGATTGCGCGCCATTTCGGCATCGCCAACCAGAGCCGACCGGCCGACAAATGGCTGTCCGAGGTGTGCCGCTGGTGCTGGCGCGTCAAGGTTCAGCCGCACCTGGAAACCGAGCTGCTGACTAAGCTGCGCGAGGATGCCGAGAGCGAAGCGATCCGCGTGTTCGCGCGCAACCTCAAAGACCTTCTGCTGGCCTCGCCAGCCGGACCGAAGGTTGTGATTGGCCTGGATCCGGGTTTACGCGCCGGCGTCAAAGTGGCGGTGGTCGATCGCACTGGCAAGCTACTCACTACTGACACGATCTATCCGCACGAACCGCGCCGTGACTGGGACGGCTCTCTGGCCAAGCTGGCGCGCTTGGCGACGCAGACCCAGGCCGGGTTGATCAGCATCGGCAACGGCACCGCCTCTCGCGAGACCGACAAGCTCGCCAGCGAACTCATCTCGCGCCATCCCGAGTTGAAACTGCAGAAGATCATAGTGTCTGAGGCGGGTGCGTCGGTCTATTCGGCTTCCGAAACAGCGGCCAAGGAATTCCCTGAGCTCGACGTAACGCTCCGTGGTGCCGTCTCGATTGCACGCCGCCTGCAGGATCCGCTTGCCGAGCTTGTCAAGATCGAACCGAAGGCGATCGGTGTGGGTCAATACCAGCACGACGTCAACCAGCGTGAGCTGGCGCGCTCGCTGGACGCAGTGGTCGAGGATTGTGTTAACGCCGTGGGGGTCGATGCGAACACCGCCTCGGTCGCTCTGCTGGCCCGCGTCTCTGGGCTCAATGCCACGCTGGCGCGCAATATCGTCGCTTTCCGCGACGCCAATGGTCCGTTCTTGTCCCGCGAGCATCTGCGCCGCGTGCCTCGCCTGGGTGACAAGACCTTCGAGCAGGCCGCCGGCTTCCTGCGTATCAACGGTGGCGAGAACCCGCTCGATCGCTCCTCGGTCCACCCGGAAGCCTATCCGGTGGTCGAGCGCATCCTCGCGAAGGTCAGCAAGCGCATCGACGGCGTCCTCGGCAATCGAGACGCGCTGGCCGGCCTCGCCCCGACCGAGTTCGTCGACGATCGTTTCGGTTTGCCGACGATTCGTGACATCTTGTCCGAACTCGAGAAGCCGGGCCGCGATCCTCGGCCCGAGTTCAAGACCGCCATCTTCCGCGCAGGTGTCGAGCAGATATACGACCTGATGCCTGGTATGGTACTCGAGGGTATCGTGACCAACGTGGCAGCGTTCGGTGCCTTCGTCGATATCGGCATCCATCAGGATGGACTGGTCCACGTCTCGGCGATGTCGACCAAGTTCATCAAGGATCCGCACGACGTGGTAAAGGCCGGCCTGCTGATCAAAGTCAAAGTGCTCGACGTCGATGTAAAGCGCCAGCGTATCGCCCTGACGATGCGCATAGACGATGAGCTCGGTGTTGCCACTAACGGCCGCATCCGCCGCAGCAGCGATGTTGGCAATGATCGCAGCCCGGCGCGCGGAAGCATGGGCGACCGGTCGCAGTGTGCGCGGGAGCCCCAGCAGGTCGGCGCGATGGCGGCGGCCTTCGCCAAACTCAAGCGCTGA